The Toxorhynchites rutilus septentrionalis strain SRP chromosome 3, ASM2978413v1, whole genome shotgun sequence genome includes a region encoding these proteins:
- the LOC129774823 gene encoding probable nuclear hormone receptor HR38 isoform X3, which translates to MLLLQHQATSFSSVSFDYLLSQQPHHPEQSYHQLGSFGTTHTPPQSQQQQHQQQQQQQQQQQQQLVSGLLSSTHQLDKFVELFGGASQSQTTEEPISTESYLDQTQHSNSSSDTLVGLEENPTFGESSDSIPTALLKASYKEENLAELQDPFSAGPSRAQTTEPEADLLLETSSTEELGLLTLRSSSDPVLASSARHQPQPHQQPQLIHQQPLRSGLRQNPDEQAASSSGASSILPSFQETYPIKYNQLANFGLKMDEDCFKIAASPHHQGVSYGHPSYGHHPAVHQGHYEFPQHAPTPTAHYSNPTSGGSFYAPGYEQHAAVSHTQKPSASGSTLNISVPQNYAVTPQDTYSLPPFPTIAELHVSTTCYRRASLPLQRSESTSSSESPKAPRVGIYKYSALPSASSSASSSPGYINNNNPNTVNNNEIAAAAAAAAATVSAASVVSATPVPRGTTPQSPSQLCAVCGDTAACQHYGVRTCEGCKGFFKRTVQKGSKYVCLADKACPVDKRRRNRCQFCRFQKCLAVGMVKEVVRTDSLKGRRGRLPSKPKSPQESPPSPPVSMITALVRAHVDTTPDLASLDYSQYREPGQNEPIISEAEKVQQFYNLLTTSVDVIKQFADKLPGFSDLSPDDQELLFQSASLELFVLRLSYRARIDDTKMTFCNGVVLHKHQCQRSFGDWLNAILEFSKSLHGMEIDISAFACLCALTLVTERYGLREPKKVELLQMKIISSLRDHVTYNSEAQRKPHYFNRLLGKLPELRSLSVQGLQRIFYLKLEDLVPAPPLIENMFLASLPF; encoded by the exons GCTACTtctttcagttccgtttcattTGATTATTTACTGTCGCAACAACCGCATCATCCCGAACAATCGTATCATCAACTAGGCTCATTTGGTACAACCCACACGCCACCACAaagtcaacaacaacaacatcagcagcagcagcagcaacaacaacaacaacaacaacagctcgTATCGGGGCTTCTGTCAAGCACCCATCAGCTTGACAAATTCGTCGAACTCTTCGGCGGTGCATCCCAATCGCAAACAACCGAAGAACCCATTTCCACCGAATCCTACCTTGATCAAACGCAACATTCCAACAGCTCCAGTGACACTTTGGTGGGACTCGAGGAAAATCCAACATTTGGAGAATCCAGCGATAGCATCCCGACTGCTCTACTCAAGGCTAGCTACAAAGAGGAAAACCTAGCCGAGCTTCAGGATCCGTTCAGTGCAGGTCCGTCGCGCGCACAAACCACCGAACCTGAAGCCGATCTACTGCTAGAGACATCTTCGACAGAAGAGTTGGGACTGCTTACTCTTCGCTCCAGCAGTGATCCCGTTCTCGCGAGTAGTGCTCGCCATCAGCCTCAGCCACACCAGCAACCGCAGCTGATCCACCAACAGCCGTTGCGATCCGGACTGCGACAGAACCCAGACGAGCAGGCAGCAAGCAGTAGTGGGGCCAGTTCCATTCTTCCAAGTTTCCAAGAAACCTATCCCATCAAATACAACCAGCTGGCGAATTTCGGCTTGAAAATGGATGAAGATTGCTTCAAAATTGCAGCTTCACCACACCATCAGGGTGTAAGCTATGGTCACCCCAGCTACGGACATCACCCAGCAGTCCATCAAGGACACTATGAATTCCCGCAGCATGCTCCAACACCGACCGCTCATTACAGTAACCCCACGTCCGGTGGCAGCTTCTATGCACCTGGGTACGAACAGCACGCAGCGGTAAGTCACACCCAGAAACCGTCCGCATCTGGCAGCACGTTAAATATTTCCGTTCCGCAGAACTACGCTGTAACGCCCCAAGATACCTACTCTCTTCCACCCTTCCCCACCATTGCCGAGCTGCACGTGTCCACCACGTGCTATCGTCGTGCTTCATTGCCGCTGCAACGGTCGGAATCCACCTCGAGCAGCGAAAGTCCCAAAGCGCCTAGAGTCGGCATCTACAAATATTCCGCTCTTCCAAGCGCCTCCAGTTCAGCGTCTAGCTCTCCTGGctacatcaacaacaacaacccaaACACGGTGAACAATAATGAAATAGCCGCAGCCGCAGCCGCCGCAGCTGCTACTGTATCTGCTGCGTCCGTTGTGAGCGCCACTCCAGTTCCTCGCGGTACAACTCCTCAAAGTCCATCTCAGCTGTGCGCTGTATGCGGGGACACTGCTGCCTGCCAGCATTATGGCGTGCGAACGTGCGAGGGATGCAAAGGGTTCTTCAAACGAACAGTACAAAAGGGATCCAAATACGTCTGCCTTGCGGACAAAGCCTGTCCCGTGGACAAGCGACGGCGGAATCGTTGCCAGTTCTGTCGATTCCAAAAATGTCTGGCAGTCGGAATGGTGAAGGAAGTCGTCCGTACCGACTCATTGAAGGGACGTCGGGGTCGACTGCCATCGAAGCCGAAATCGCCACAGGAATCTCCACCGAGCCCACCGGTTTCGATGATCACCGCCCTGGTGCGGGCCCACGTGGACACCACCCCAGATCTCGCCAGCCTTGACTACAGCCAATACCGTGAACCCGGTCAAAACGAACCTATCATTAGCGAAGCGGAAAAAGTGCAACAATTCTACAATCTCCTAACAACGTCGGTCGATGTGATCAAACAGTTCGCCGATAAACTTCCCGGTTTCAGTGATCTCAGCCCGGACGATCAGGAACTTCTGTTCCAGTCGGCCTCGCTGGAGTTGTTCGTCCTACGGCTATCCTACCGAGCGCGCATAGACGACACCAAGATGACATTCTGCAACGGGGTGGTCCTGCACAAACACCAATGCCAGCGCTCGTTCGGCGATTGGCTCAACGCCATCCTGGAGTTCAGCAAAAGCTTACACGGCATGGAGATTGACATTTCGGCATTTGCGTGTCTCTGCGCACTCACCCTCGTAACAG AACGCTACGGTCTGCGGGAGCCCAAAAAAGTTGAGCTACTGCAGATGAAGATCATCAGCAGTCTACGGGATCACGTGACGTACAATTCGGAGGCTCAGCGTAAGCCACACTACTTCAACCGACTGCTGGGGAAGCTTCCCGAGCTGCGGTCACTCAGTGTGCAGGGCTTGCAGCGGATATTCTATCTGAAGCTCGAGGATCTCGTGCCGGCACCACCCCTCATCGAGAACATGTTTCTCGCCAGCTTGCCGTTCTAG